AAAGTGTTACCCTGTAATTTATTTCTTTCATGGTTGGGGTGGTCGTTATTTCAAAGATCCTTCCGCAAATATCGCTTATAAAAAGTTAGGTGAACTGGTTGAAAAGCACCAGTTTATTCTGGTCATGTGGGATGGAAATATGGAAGAAAAAGAACCACGCCCCTACAATGTAGGGAACCATGCCGATATGAAATACAAGATACAAATGAAAGATTATTTTCCTGAGTTGATGAGCCATATTGATTCATCCTTCCCGACTATTCCGGATCGTAACAACCGCGGGATAATTGGGTTTAGCATGGGTGGGTTTATGGCTTCTTATCTTGCTGGGAAATATCCTGATAAAGTTTCGGCAGTGGTAAGTTTTACCGGAAGCGCAGAATTTTTCATTGGATATCCTGATAATTACACCTTGTATCCGGTGCGGTATACGCTCGAAAACCTTCGTGATGTGGCTTTTTATATACACAACAGAGACAATTGCCCCATGGCAGGTTTAAACGAAGAAGTTTATCAGGCTGCAGTCTGGAACGAAATGGATAATTTTCATTATCAGAAAATACCGGGAGAACATTCAATCGACAAGCCTGGCGAAACCAAAGTTTTTGAATCAGCAATAAGTTATTTAGTCGCACAATTTAACGAGCCTAAACCAACTAAACCCAAATGGTCGCACTACGATTTATACCCCGAATTTAAAATTTGGGATTATACAGTGCAGAGCAATAAATCCGAGCCTGGTTTTTTGTACTTGAGAAATGTATCTAAATCAGGCTTCGGGTTTTATACTTACCGCTGGCTGCCCAACGGTTCTGCGATTAAAAATTGTAAGGCCGAAATAATTACGGCTGCATGTTATAAACCTAATTCTCAATACCAAATTAATGTTGTTCGTACTAATACGGGAGTGATTGAGCGATTAATGCAAGAATCAGATAAAGTGGGCAGATTACATTTCAGCTTACCGGGCGATGGGTGCGAAGTTGGAATAAAAGAGGCTTCAGCAGATCCTGTTTTCTCGGTTGTTGGTTACCGATTGAATGAGAATGAAAAATATTTGAAGATTAACGAGCAGAATGAACTCCGGGTACAGTTGTTAAACCGCACCCAATATATTCCGGCAAACCAGAAAATAGAGATTGAACTTTCATGCTCCGATAGTACCGTTCGTGTGCTTAACCCAATTGAAGAAATCGAATTGAGCCAAGAAAGTATAATCCTGACATCCAATGTATTTAAGGTTGTTTGTGCTAAAGAACCACCTTCCAACGGATCTCCAGCATGGTTAAACATGAAGACTACAATTTCATTTGAAGATTATTACACTGAAGATAGTTTTACAGTTCCGGTTTGGTTCGATGTTCCATATTTTCAGAAGATACAGCTAAATACCGCTGATGCTGAAACGACAACGAACGATAGGTTTGTTAGTCGCGGAGAAAGGTTTTCCTTAAAACAAGATGGGCATTTATTAAAATTATATACGGAAGATCCGTTTGTAGATTTTAATGAAGAAAAAGTATTTGCCGAAGTAATTCCTGCCTATTGGCCTGATGGGTTAAGCCTGAGTACGCAGGTTAAAATTGCAAATGATTGTCCAAACGGGCATGAAATCGAATTCCTGGCATTTTACGAAACAAAAACCTACAAACCAATATTTAGGCAACGGCATTGGGGAAAAGTTAAAATTGTTGTAAAAGAATGAATACCGGTTTATAAAAAATGTGACAAACTAAAAATAAGAACCCATGAAAAATATACTTGTAATTTTATTTTTCGCGCTAACAAGTGTGACAATGATATATGCCCAGGATGAAAAAAATCCCGGATGGAAACATTTTTATATTGATGCGATTATGCCCGGCTCAACATACGGAGCTGCAGGCCCTGTATTAGCCGATTATGACGGTGATGGTGACCTGGATGTAGCTATCTCTCGCCGAAACACAAAAGAAGCATATTGGTATGAACAGATTAATGATTCTATTTGGATACCCCATATTATTGGACATGCAGATCAATTAGGCAGCACTCTTGGTTCAGCCGGAATTGACATTGACCAGGATGGTTGGACCGATGTGATGTTTGAAGGCGTGTGGTTTAAAAACCCGGGGAACATAGGAATAGACCATTATAACGAACCTCAGTGGAAATCCTATTTTTATAAGGGAGGAGGTCACGACATTTGCAGTGCAGACATTAATGGTGACGGTTCAGCAGATCCGGTTATCTACGATGGGTATAAACTATCGTGGTATACACGAACCTCAAAAGGCCTTGCCGAAAGGGTAATTGATTATGGTTATGAAGATCATGGTGGTATTGCACCTAATGGTATTGGAGATCTGGATGGCGATGGCGATCTGGATGTGGTTAGCCCCGGTTACTGGTTTGAGAACCCCGGAAAAGAAATGGAACGCTGGACTCGCCATGAGTGGTCTTATCAGGAAGTACCGTATGCCTCATTTGGTAATAGTATTAGGGTATGGATTGCTGACATTAATAAAGACGGCAAAAATGATATTGTATACAGCAATTGTGACACCGGTGGTTCACACGTTTACTGGGTCGAAAACAAAAATAATGGCATAACATGGGAACAGCATAAACTGGCAGATCCACCAACCCGTGAAGGTGATGTTCCCGGAACAGGTTCATTTCATTCCCTGGGCATAGCAGACTTTGATCAGGATGGTAATATTGACATTTTCGCAGGCGAACAGGAAGACCCTTCGGTGTATATGGTTGAGCAAGGCAAAGTAGCAATGAAACCACAGGGACTAAAAGAACGTGGTGTGATTTGGTATAACAAAGGGGGGGCAAATCCCGCGTTTGAAATTTATATTATCCATATTGATAACCCAGGTTGGCACGATGCTCAATTGGGTGATGTGGATGGGGACGGAGATATCGACATTGTCTCAAAAGTATGGCATGCCGACGGACCGATTCATCATCTTGATTACTGGAGAAATGATCATCGAAAGAAATAGTATTGGGTGGATACAGCCCTCAATGAAGCTGTTCCTCCGAAACTTTAATTGTTACCAATCACTAAAAAAAGACGCATGATTCAAGAAAAAACAATAGTCCTATTCATTATCTCACTTTTAATTGCCAGTAGTACTCTTGGAAGCGATAACGTGTTCGCCGGATATGTTGTAAAGGAATTTACATTTGAAGGACATGATGCCAGGATTGTGTTTCCGAATAAAAAGGAAGACCATAATTACTGGATTTGGAGAGCAAGATTCTGGGGACATGAACCCCAGGTTGATAAAGCATTACTTGAAAAAGGTTTTCATGTTGTATATGTTGACGTTGCTAACTTATTCGGGAACCCGGAGGCAGTAGAGCTTTGGAATCACTTTTATGATTTTTGTGTTTCTAATTATAAATTAAATCCCAAAGTGGTGTTGGAAGGGATGAGCCGCGGTGGTTTAATAATATACAACTGGGCCTCGCAGAATACAGATAAGGTGTTTTGTATTTATGCTGATGCCCCGGTATGCGACATAAAAAGCTGGCCCGGGGGAATGTTAAAGGCGAAAGGGGATCCCGATTTATGGGAGATTTGCTTAGCAGGTTATGGATTGGATTCTGCTTCGGTTAAAGCTTTTAAGAACATACCAATATACAATTGTGTGAATATCGCAAAAGCCGGAATTCCGGTACTCCATGTTTATGGTGATGCAGATACCACTCTTCCATACGAAGAGAACACAACATTATTGGCCGAAAGATTTAAAAATGCCGGGGGCACGATTAAATTAATACCAAAGATTGGTGTTGGGCATCATCCTCACTGCCTGGAAGACCCAACACCGATTGTAGATTTTATATTGAATAGTATGCGAAGAATAGATTGAACTGCACGAATACCATAGTACTTTATGTGCAAAAGTATTTTCCCGGGCAGATAGTGGTTTCTTTTCATGGAAACTATTTGATTTCCTCGAATCTTTCGATTGAGATTATCTCGTTAAGGTAAAATTGAAGAACCTTGCAGTATTCCTTAAAAAACAAGAACGATAAGTTGTTAACAATCAAAAGATATTGCAATACATGAATTACATACAAAGCCGGTTCATGGAAAGAGCTTGAAAGGCTCGTCGAAGCGGCATAAAAAACAAGGAAAGGAGGGAAATATGGACCCCGCTCCAAGAGTATATGGACGAGGTACGTTCTTTTAACAAAAAAGGAAAATCAAGAGGCATTTTATGCCTAAACGACAAAGGATAAAGAATATTTAAAGGTGGAGTTAAACCAAATTGGCTACAATTGAATAGCCTTTGTTTATTAGCCGGATAAAAATCAATTTGGATATTTAAGTTAAACCTATTAAAATGAACAAAGGAATATTTCTATTTATTTATTTAGTATCATTTGCTTTTATAGCACGACTAAACGCACAATCATTACCCATAAATATAGATTTTGAAGGATTTGTTGATGGACAGAAATTAACTGAATCAATGCTTCAGGATGACATGGGATTATCT
This is a stretch of genomic DNA from uncultured Draconibacterium sp.. It encodes these proteins:
- a CDS encoding alpha/beta fold hydrolase; this encodes MAQKSSYTDTSYYSKVFGGEKTFRIYLPKKQGSITKCYPVIYFFHGWGGRYFKDPSANIAYKKLGELVEKHQFILVMWDGNMEEKEPRPYNVGNHADMKYKIQMKDYFPELMSHIDSSFPTIPDRNNRGIIGFSMGGFMASYLAGKYPDKVSAVVSFTGSAEFFIGYPDNYTLYPVRYTLENLRDVAFYIHNRDNCPMAGLNEEVYQAAVWNEMDNFHYQKIPGEHSIDKPGETKVFESAISYLVAQFNEPKPTKPKWSHYDLYPEFKIWDYTVQSNKSEPGFLYLRNVSKSGFGFYTYRWLPNGSAIKNCKAEIITAACYKPNSQYQINVVRTNTGVIERLMQESDKVGRLHFSLPGDGCEVGIKEASADPVFSVVGYRLNENEKYLKINEQNELRVQLLNRTQYIPANQKIEIELSCSDSTVRVLNPIEEIELSQESIILTSNVFKVVCAKEPPSNGSPAWLNMKTTISFEDYYTEDSFTVPVWFDVPYFQKIQLNTADAETTTNDRFVSRGERFSLKQDGHLLKLYTEDPFVDFNEEKVFAEVIPAYWPDGLSLSTQVKIANDCPNGHEIEFLAFYETKTYKPIFRQRHWGKVKIVVKE
- a CDS encoding VCBS repeat-containing protein — translated: MKNILVILFFALTSVTMIYAQDEKNPGWKHFYIDAIMPGSTYGAAGPVLADYDGDGDLDVAISRRNTKEAYWYEQINDSIWIPHIIGHADQLGSTLGSAGIDIDQDGWTDVMFEGVWFKNPGNIGIDHYNEPQWKSYFYKGGGHDICSADINGDGSADPVIYDGYKLSWYTRTSKGLAERVIDYGYEDHGGIAPNGIGDLDGDGDLDVVSPGYWFENPGKEMERWTRHEWSYQEVPYASFGNSIRVWIADINKDGKNDIVYSNCDTGGSHVYWVENKNNGITWEQHKLADPPTREGDVPGTGSFHSLGIADFDQDGNIDIFAGEQEDPSVYMVEQGKVAMKPQGLKERGVIWYNKGGANPAFEIYIIHIDNPGWHDAQLGDVDGDGDIDIVSKVWHADGPIHHLDYWRNDHRKK
- a CDS encoding alpha/beta hydrolase, which gives rise to MIQEKTIVLFIISLLIASSTLGSDNVFAGYVVKEFTFEGHDARIVFPNKKEDHNYWIWRARFWGHEPQVDKALLEKGFHVVYVDVANLFGNPEAVELWNHFYDFCVSNYKLNPKVVLEGMSRGGLIIYNWASQNTDKVFCIYADAPVCDIKSWPGGMLKAKGDPDLWEICLAGYGLDSASVKAFKNIPIYNCVNIAKAGIPVLHVYGDADTTLPYEENTTLLAERFKNAGGTIKLIPKIGVGHHPHCLEDPTPIVDFILNSMRRID